One window of the Trifolium pratense cultivar HEN17-A07 linkage group LG2, ARS_RC_1.1, whole genome shotgun sequence genome contains the following:
- the LOC123911371 gene encoding AT-rich interactive domain-containing protein 4-like — protein sequence MCETQIHFLCLLLFYINNNNKLIHFSIFLSEFTVLSKRLIIKSNHNTIGVSRHSLLAVLSGKSHDSKQKQKQKQKQDDASEGQFSSYPFPELSSSGRLEVKLLIKPTYDELGRVLEQLQPDFVYLQGQQLDDRGEIGSLVWEDFDLSTPEALCGLFSSKLPNTVYLETPKGEKLAEALHSEGVPYTIYWKNDFSKYAASHFHQAFFSVAQSTSSHTWDAFQLAQASFRLYCAENNVVSHDSRKGGGKLGPQILGEPPNIEVGPCEANMKEEEDSPETSSSIKIYDDDVNTRFLVCGFPCTLDACLLGSLEDGLNALLCTEIRGCKLQNRTSAPPPPLQAGTFSRGVVTMRCDISTSSSAHISLLVSGSADACFNDQLLENHIKKELTENSQLVQAIPSHEQNKLPSYVPRRSASVACGSSVFEVCMRVPTWASQVLRQLAPNLSYRCLVMLGVASIQGLAVASFTKDDAERLLFFCSVKEKDNLSKDIVFSGHPSWLMPPAPSRKRSEPCSRIKSINASGVEDIGSDRQKLSFGAMRPIPQSHRQKLLPFSGFSEVERYDRDHGKSNQLLAPIKHNGLGPHSVTNRKSVSNAFQAHQIISLNPLPMKKHGCDRAPIRACSEEEFLKDVMQFLVLRGHTRLIPQGGFAEFPDAVLNAKRLDLFNLYREVVSRGGFHVGNGINWKGQVFSKMSNHTLTHRMTGVGNTLKRHYETYLLEYELAHDDVDGECCLLCHSSAAGDWVNCGLCGEWAHFGCDRRQGLGAFKDYAKTDGLEYVCPHCSISNFSKKSHKTTNGY from the exons ATGTGTGAAACTCAAATTCATTTCTTAtgccttttattattttatattaataataataacaaacttattcatttttcaattttccttTCTGAGTTTACTGTTTTGTCAAAAAGGttaataatcaaatcaaatcacaaCACAATC GGTGTTTCAAGACATAGTCTCCTTGCTGTTCTTAGTGGTAAATCACATGACAGTAAACAAAAGCAGAAGCAGAAGCAGAAGCAAGATGATGCTTCTGAGGGTCAATTTTCATCATACCCCTTTCCCGAGCTCTCTTCGTCCGGGCGTCTCGAG GTTAAATTATTGATTAAACCTACTTACGATGAACTTGGTCGAGTTCTAGAACAACTGCAGCCGGATTTTGTTTACCTGCAAGGTCAGCAGCTAGATGATAGGGGAGAAATTGGGTCTCTTGTATGGGAAGATTTTGACTTGTCTACCCCAGAAGCCTTGTGTGGATTATTTTCTTCCAAATTACCTAATACT GTTTATTTGGAAACTCCCAAGGGCGAAAAATTGGCAGAGGCACTCCATTCGGAG GGAGTACCTTACACTATATACTGgaaaaatgatttttcaaaGTACGCAGCTTCACATTTTCATCAAGCTTTTTTCTCAGTGGCACAAAG TACATCCAGCCATACATGGGATGCGTTCCAACTTGCTCAAGCATCTTTTAGACTATACTGTGCGGAAAACAATGTCGTATCACACGACAGTCGGAAGGGCGGCGGTAAGCTCGGGCCACAAATTCTCGGGGAACCTCCTAACATAGAAGTTGGTCCATGTGAAGCAAacatgaaggaagaagaagattcaCCTGAGACTAGTTCTTCTATAAagatatatgatgatgatgtgaATACGAGATTTCTTGTTTGTGGATTTCCCTGCACATTG GATGCATGCTTATTGGGTTCGTTAGAGGATGGACTCAATGCTCTTCTATGTACAGAA ATACGTGGATGTAAACTTCAAAATCGGACAAG TGCTCCACCGCCACCTCTCCAGGCAGGAACTTTCTCACGTGGTGTGGTGACCATGCGTTGTGATATATCCACAAGCAGTTCTGCTCATATATCACTTTTAGTGTCCGGTAGTGCGGACGCTTGTTTTAATGATCAG CTTTTGGAGaatcatattaaaaaagaaCTCACCGAGAATAGCCAACTTGTTCAGGCAATTCCTAGTCACGAACAAAACAAATTACCTTCATATGTGCCTCGAAGATCAGCCTCAGTAGCCTGTGGATCTAGTGTGTTTGAAGTTTGTATGCGAGTTCCTACATGGGCTTCACAG GTTCTAAGACAACTTGCACCGAATCTGTCATACCGCTGCCTAGTTATGTTGGGAGTTGCTAGTATTCAAGGATTGGCCGTTGCATCTTTTACTAAAGATGATGCAGAAcgtcttcttttcttttgttctgTGAAGGAGAAAGATAACTTATCCAAAGATATCGTTTTCTCTGGTCACCCTAGTTGGTTGATGCCTCCAGCACCTAGTCGAAAAAGATCCGAACCATGCTCTAGAATAAAATCTATTAACGCTAGTGGCGTTGAAGATATTGGCAGTGATAGACAGAAATTAAGTTTTGGTGCCATGAGGCCAATCCCTCAGTCGCATCGTCAAAAGCTTCTCCCCTTTTCTGGATTTTCCGAGGTAGAAAGATATGACAGAGACCATGGAAAATCAAATCAGCTACTTGCTCCAATTAAGCACAATGGTTTAGGTCCCCATTCTGTTACAAACAGGAAATCTGTTTCAAACGCGTTTCAAGCTCACCAAATAATTTCTTTGAATCCATTACCTATGAAAAAGCATGGTTGTGATAGAGCTCCGATACGAGCTTGCTCAGAG GAGGAATTCCTGAAGGATGTAATGCAATTTCTGGTTCTTCGAGGGCATACTCGCCTCATTCCCCAAGGCGGATTTGCTGAGTTCCCTGACGCCGTCCTGAATGCTAAACGGCTCGACCTTTTCAACTTGTATAGAGAG GTGGTTTCAAGAGGAGGCTTTCATGTTGGGAATGGTATCAATTGGAAAGGACAAGTTTTCTCAAAGATGAGCAATCACACTCTGACACATAGAATGACA GGTGTTGGCAATACACTCAAAAGACATTACGAAACTTATCTTTTGGAATATGAATTAGCTCATGATGATGTAGATGGAGAGTGCTGCTTATTGTGTCACAG TAGTGCAGCTGGTGACTGGGTGAACTGTGGTTTATGTGGTGAGTGGGCTCATTTTGGTTGTGATAGGCGGCAGGGACTCGGAGCATTTAAG GACTATGCAAAAACTGACGGGCTCGAATACGTTTGTCCGCACTGCAGCATATCAAATTTCAGCAAAAAATCGCATAAAACTACAAATGGCTACTAA